In a single window of the Acetivibrio clariflavus DSM 19732 genome:
- a CDS encoding IS91 family transposase → MLYESSNNQGIYSPREPRKNYYYRCVEENFEVLERVWDDRYQNTYGYWRTHILDVIYDYLDCGNLHLGFARVKCEDCNKEYLLPFSCKRRAFCPSCHQRRVVEFGEFLYTEVLKEVSHRQWVFSIPKRLRCYFMYDRKLLAKLSRCAWKVLCDYLKSSSGDKDSVPGVVIAVQTFGDFLNFNPHLHVIATDGCFKGDGDFIKSVLPQGKDIEKVFQSEVLKMLKKEGKINQFIIDNMLSWENTGFNVYCGEAIYAEEQESIEKLAQYVVRAPISQERMFYIPPEESSNEVGKIIYKGKNSREIQAFDALDWLARLVTHIPNKGEQFVRYYGYYSNKSRGQRKKAETDDKVPVIVSSDLSKKAFRKNWARLIQKVYNVDPLKCKYCNGKMRIISFVEDEETIEKILKDLKLWGIQNHDPPNHFKIPQQFEHFILANSLLIGNNEKSNENMGKNKDGNYEEHNSNNVFPDYETCDEMPKYEDWF, encoded by the coding sequence ATGCTTTATGAAAGTTCGAATAATCAGGGGATATATTCTCCAAGAGAGCCACGGAAAAATTATTATTATAGGTGCGTAGAAGAGAATTTTGAAGTTTTGGAGAGAGTGTGGGATGATAGGTACCAAAATACATACGGTTATTGGAGAACCCATATTCTAGATGTTATATATGATTACCTTGATTGTGGGAATTTGCATCTAGGGTTTGCCCGTGTTAAGTGTGAAGATTGTAACAAGGAGTATCTATTGCCTTTTTCATGTAAACGGAGGGCGTTCTGTCCTTCATGTCATCAGAGAAGAGTAGTTGAATTTGGAGAGTTTTTATACACTGAGGTTTTAAAAGAAGTTTCCCACAGGCAGTGGGTCTTTAGTATACCCAAAAGACTTAGATGCTATTTTATGTATGACAGAAAGCTACTTGCAAAACTATCAAGATGTGCATGGAAAGTCTTATGTGATTATCTTAAAAGTTCATCTGGAGATAAAGATTCAGTTCCTGGTGTTGTTATAGCTGTACAAACATTTGGAGATTTTTTAAACTTTAATCCTCATTTACATGTAATTGCAACAGATGGTTGTTTTAAAGGGGACGGAGATTTTATAAAATCAGTATTACCTCAAGGAAAAGATATTGAGAAGGTTTTTCAGTCAGAAGTACTAAAGATGCTCAAAAAAGAGGGGAAAATTAATCAATTTATTATAGATAACATGCTTAGTTGGGAAAATACTGGATTTAATGTTTATTGTGGGGAGGCAATATACGCAGAGGAACAGGAGAGTATTGAAAAACTTGCTCAATATGTAGTTCGTGCTCCAATTTCTCAGGAAAGAATGTTTTACATACCACCAGAAGAAAGTTCAAATGAAGTTGGGAAAATTATTTACAAGGGTAAAAATAGCAGAGAAATTCAAGCTTTTGATGCTTTGGATTGGTTAGCACGATTGGTAACTCATATCCCAAATAAGGGAGAGCAATTTGTAAGATATTATGGTTATTATTCAAATAAGAGTAGAGGACAAAGGAAAAAAGCTGAGACAGATGATAAAGTACCTGTAATTGTAAGTAGTGATTTATCTAAAAAAGCTTTTCGTAAAAACTGGGCAAGACTTATTCAAAAGGTTTATAATGTTGATCCTCTAAAATGTAAATATTGCAATGGGAAAATGAGAATAATTTCGTTTGTAGAGGATGAAGAAACTATCGAGAAGATTTTGAAAGATTTGAAGCTTTGGGGAATTCAGAATCATGATCCGCCTAATCATTTCAAAATACCACAACAATTTGAACATTTTATATTGGCCAATTCATTGCTAATTGGAAACAATGAAAAAAGTAATGAAAATATGGGCAAAAATAAAGACGGTAATTATGAAGAACACAATTCTAATAATGTTTTTCCTGATTATGAAACTTGTGATGAAATGCCAAAATATGAGGACTGGTTTTAA
- a CDS encoding transglutaminase-like domain-containing protein: MGKLIKPVQANQTLGSSLPHKNVQVEPSILSKDTQITGINKMSSTEKKASVFSNIPAEEDLKETSEAQFTEEIKELAESLNSVIEIYEYVRNNINFEAYYGSRKGAVGTLDQMAGNDIDQASLLISLLRYKGIPARYVRGTIEIPVEKVMGWTGGETPQNAVRILASLGIPTVSVVSGGKISNVRTEHVWVEAYVPYQYYRGAGPMKGQKIWVPLDPSFKQHEKIEGLDLSSIIDIDTEASIEGFKDGIIVSDTMLSVSRVNVQSVSEKIENVDAKIEEFINQKGLEKIKSEELIGGKRIIPQDLDMLPLSLPYKVDAVYEKTSVVPKELRENIVFSIGSNYTGSNDFKYEAYTPEVYGKRITLSWVPASSEDEKIINE, from the coding sequence TTGGGTAAGCTTATAAAGCCTGTTCAGGCAAATCAGACTTTAGGTAGCAGTCTACCGCATAAAAATGTACAAGTTGAACCTTCTATATTGTCAAAAGATACACAAATAACCGGTATAAATAAGATGAGTTCGACGGAAAAGAAGGCTTCAGTTTTTTCAAATATACCGGCAGAAGAAGATTTGAAAGAGACTTCAGAAGCTCAATTTACAGAAGAAATAAAAGAGTTGGCTGAGAGTTTAAATTCTGTTATAGAGATTTATGAATATGTCCGGAATAATATAAATTTCGAGGCATATTACGGGTCGAGAAAAGGTGCAGTGGGAACCCTTGACCAAATGGCAGGGAATGATATTGACCAGGCATCGCTTCTTATTTCCCTTCTTCGATATAAAGGAATTCCTGCTCGATATGTGAGAGGAACAATTGAGATACCTGTAGAAAAGGTGATGGGATGGACTGGAGGGGAAACACCACAGAATGCAGTGAGAATTCTGGCATCTCTTGGAATACCAACAGTTTCTGTCGTCAGTGGCGGAAAGATATCTAACGTAAGGACAGAACACGTATGGGTTGAAGCTTATGTGCCTTATCAGTACTACAGAGGTGCAGGACCTATGAAGGGCCAAAAAATATGGGTTCCTTTAGATCCGAGCTTCAAACAGCATGAAAAAATTGAAGGCCTTGACTTGAGCAGCATTATAGACATTGATACAGAAGCTTCAATAGAGGGGTTTAAGGACGGCATCATTGTATCAGATACAATGCTTTCAGTTTCAAGAGTAAATGTCCAGAGCGTTTCAGAAAAGATAGAGAATGTAGATGCTAAAATTGAAGAATTTATTAATCAAAAGGGTTTGGAAAAAATAAAGAGTGAGGAATTAATTGGAGGGAAAAGGATTATTCCTCAAGACCTTGATATGCTGCCTCTCTCACTTCCATATAAGGTTGATGCTGTATATGAGAAGACAAGTGTTGTGCCAAAAGAATTGAGAGAGAATATAGTATTTTCTATAGGCTCGAATTATACAGGAAGCAATGATTTTAAATATGAAGCATATACTCCGGAAGTTTACGGTAAAAGGATTACATTATCTTGGGTACCGGCTTCTTCAGAGGATGAAAAAATAATTAATGAATAG